A genome region from Acidimicrobiales bacterium includes the following:
- a CDS encoding hydantoinase B/oxoprolinase family protein, which translates to MAQIIEQAQPPSTVSVDPATLDIVEYALRNAREEMDAVLFRTAMSPGIREQHDAFPLIADREGRMVAGQFGSFIASFLDRYEGDVEPGDVFFTSDPYACDGAISHANDWLVLMPIYREDLLIGWAAMFGHMSDVGGKVPGSLPTDALSIHEEGVVVPPVKLLRDGVVDTQLLDTILNQVRLPRWNRADLNAILAACRTAEQRLLELCDRFGAPTFLSSLESLLERNRQAMAKLFVEVVPTEPVEFEDFVDDDGLGSGPYRIACSLWREGDRVVLDFGRTDPQAAGSINFLLNENVLRMFFGVYTIMAFDPDILFNDGFYPLVDVRIPSGSLLKPDPPAALSCRTHALGRLFDVLAGLLGQCRPEFLCAAGFSSSPHLMYSGTDRGGEWFQLYQIGFGGVPGRPLGDGFDGHSMWPSFTNVPNEFLEAYYPLRMEAYETIVDSGGAGRHRGGNGIRMSYRFLEPGTISIHDDRWFTSPWGVLGGEPGDRGTKIHRSIDGTERVLASKCDNVLVDEGDVLEFITWGGGGWGDPLERPAEDVALDVERGLVSADGARRFGVVLDADGRPDDAATTALRAEMRRSRPEPQMFERGPDLDTRRETSLDETGLPAPVPVVARHRPRRVSQDGHPQRREPPIPRQIDRPRTLLEELVHRIAEEVVSP; encoded by the coding sequence ATGGCGCAGATCATCGAGCAGGCCCAGCCCCCGAGCACCGTCTCGGTCGACCCCGCCACACTCGACATCGTCGAGTACGCGCTGCGCAACGCACGCGAGGAGATGGACGCCGTGCTCTTCCGCACGGCGATGTCGCCCGGAATCCGGGAGCAACACGACGCGTTCCCGCTGATCGCGGATCGCGAGGGCCGTATGGTCGCCGGCCAGTTCGGCTCGTTCATCGCCAGCTTCCTCGATCGCTACGAGGGCGACGTGGAGCCGGGCGACGTGTTCTTCACCTCTGACCCCTACGCCTGCGACGGCGCGATCAGCCACGCGAACGACTGGCTCGTGCTGATGCCGATCTATCGCGAGGATCTCCTGATCGGATGGGCCGCGATGTTCGGCCACATGAGTGACGTCGGGGGGAAGGTCCCGGGCAGCTTGCCTACCGACGCGCTGTCCATCCACGAGGAAGGTGTCGTCGTCCCGCCGGTCAAGCTCCTGCGCGATGGAGTCGTCGACACCCAGCTGCTCGACACGATCCTCAATCAGGTGCGGCTCCCCCGATGGAACCGTGCCGACCTCAACGCGATCCTGGCTGCCTGCCGCACCGCCGAGCAGCGTCTGCTGGAGTTGTGCGACCGGTTCGGCGCGCCGACGTTCCTGTCCTCGCTCGAGTCGCTGCTCGAGCGCAATCGCCAGGCGATGGCCAAGCTCTTCGTCGAGGTCGTGCCGACCGAGCCTGTTGAGTTCGAGGACTTCGTCGACGACGACGGACTCGGGAGCGGCCCCTACCGGATCGCCTGCTCGCTGTGGCGCGAAGGTGACCGAGTGGTGCTCGACTTCGGCAGGACCGACCCCCAGGCCGCGGGTTCGATCAACTTTCTGTTGAACGAGAACGTCCTGCGGATGTTCTTCGGCGTCTACACGATCATGGCCTTCGATCCGGACATCTTGTTCAACGACGGGTTCTACCCGTTGGTCGACGTGCGGATCCCCAGCGGCTCGCTGCTCAAGCCCGACCCACCCGCAGCACTCAGCTGCCGGACCCACGCCCTCGGTCGACTCTTCGACGTCCTTGCCGGGCTGCTCGGGCAGTGTCGGCCCGAGTTCCTCTGCGCCGCCGGCTTCTCCTCGAGCCCACACCTGATGTATTCGGGGACCGACCGCGGCGGCGAGTGGTTCCAGCTCTACCAGATCGGGTTCGGTGGCGTGCCGGGCCGGCCGCTCGGTGACGGCTTCGACGGGCACTCGATGTGGCCGTCGTTCACCAACGTGCCCAACGAGTTCCTCGAAGCGTACTACCCGCTGCGGATGGAGGCCTACGAGACCATCGTCGACTCCGGTGGAGCTGGACGCCATCGCGGGGGCAACGGGATCCGCATGTCCTACCGCTTCCTCGAGCCCGGCACGATCTCGATCCACGACGACCGCTGGTTCACCTCCCCGTGGGGTGTGCTCGGCGGCGAGCCGGGCGATCGAGGCACGAAGATCCACCGCTCGATTGACGGGACCGAGCGGGTCCTGGCGTCGAAGTGCGACAACGTGCTGGTCGACGAGGGAGACGTGCTCGAGTTCATCACCTGGGGCGGAGGCGGCTGGGGCGATCCTCTCGAACGTCCCGCAGAGGACGTGGCACTCGACGTCGAGCGAGGCCTGGTCAGCGCCGACGGGGCACGGCGCTTCGGCGTCGTGCTCGACGCCGACGGGCGGCCCGACGACGCGGCGACCACGGCGCTGCGCGCGGAGATGCGCCGAAGCCGGCCCGAGCCCCAGATGTTCGAGCGCGGCCCCGACCTCGACACCAGGCGCGAGACCAGTCTCGACGAGACCGGCTTGCCTGCACCGGTCCCGGTCGTCGCCCGCCACCGCCCCCGCCGAGTGAGCCAGGACGGTCACCCGCAGCGGCGCGAACCACCCATCCCGCGCCAGATCGATCGCCCACGGACGCTCCTCGAGGAGCTCGTCCACCGGATCGCCGAGGAGGTTGTCTCCCCATGA
- the eutM gene encoding ethanolamine utilization microcompartment protein EutM has protein sequence MADLQNSALGLIETRGLVAAIEAADAMVKAATVSLVGTEYAGGGLVTVIVRGDVGAVKAATDAGAASAGRLGELVSVHVIPRPHGDVEAILPTGAARGGTTA, from the coding sequence ATGGCTGATCTTCAGAACTCTGCACTCGGTCTCATCGAGACCCGGGGCCTTGTCGCCGCCATCGAGGCGGCCGACGCGATGGTGAAGGCCGCCACCGTGAGCCTCGTCGGCACCGAATACGCCGGCGGTGGCCTCGTCACCGTCATCGTCCGTGGCGACGTCGGTGCGGTGAAGGCCGCCACCGATGCCGGTGCCGCGAGCGCTGGTCGTCTGGGCGAGCTCGTCTCGGTCCACGTCATCCCACGCCCGCACGGCGATGTCGAGGCGATCCTGCCGACCGGCGCGGCGCGAGGTGGAACCACCGCTTGA